The following coding sequences lie in one Streptomyces sp. NBC_00510 genomic window:
- a CDS encoding response regulator: MVQKAKILLVDDRPENLLALEAILSALDQTLVRASSGEEALKALLTDDFAVILLDVQMPGMDGFETAAHIKRRERTRDIPIIFLTAINHGPHHTFRGYAAGAVDYISKPFDPWVLRAKVSVFVELYMKNCQLREQAALLRLQLEQGARQGGNGAKEPVGLLAELSARLAAVEEQAEALSKQLDESADAAAVATAAHLERKLTGLRRALDALEPGTGGGDKKIPPQE, translated from the coding sequence ATGGTGCAGAAGGCCAAGATCCTCCTGGTCGATGACCGGCCGGAGAATCTGCTGGCGCTGGAGGCCATCCTCTCCGCGCTCGATCAGACCCTGGTGCGGGCATCGTCCGGGGAGGAAGCGCTCAAGGCGCTGCTGACCGACGACTTCGCGGTGATCCTGCTCGACGTCCAGATGCCGGGCATGGACGGGTTCGAGACCGCGGCGCACATCAAGCGGCGCGAGCGCACCCGCGACATCCCGATCATCTTCCTGACCGCCATCAACCACGGGCCGCACCACACCTTCCGCGGCTACGCGGCCGGCGCGGTGGACTACATCTCCAAGCCCTTCGACCCGTGGGTGCTGCGCGCCAAGGTCTCGGTCTTCGTCGAGCTCTACATGAAGAACTGCCAGCTGCGCGAGCAGGCCGCCCTGCTGCGGCTGCAGCTGGAACAGGGCGCGCGGCAGGGCGGCAACGGCGCCAAGGAGCCCGTGGGCCTGCTCGCCGAGCTCTCCGCACGGCTCGCCGCGGTGGAGGAGCAGGCGGAGGCGCTGTCCAAGCAGCTCGACGAGTCCGCGGACGCGGCGGCGGTGGCCACGGCCGCCCACCTGGAGCGGAAGCTGACCGGACTGCG